Proteins encoded by one window of Bacteroidia bacterium:
- a CDS encoding T9SS type A sorting domain-containing protein, whose amino-acid sequence MNKVLISLFLFLSLKANAQNLVLNPSFENTIPCWIFINLGTWQMQCTNWYSASGGSPDYFSETYDPFCYALPVPQSTAGYQYARTGVAYVGLGVYTKHVSPNHINRREYVGGELSDTLKQGHEYCVSFYVSVAEELKYVVDGIGLYLSVDSAVDYTINTNLSFVPQISNPAGNIIYDTLNWVQISGTYIANGGEKYLTIGNFKDDANTAIDSTSASLIESYFFIDDVSVIDCTVGINEVNGNLSSGKLYPNPANTVVYYENELAADESGKIKLMDMLGKEIKEYNLTKGSNFVSIPVSDLAKGIYLVKIKIAGRSDKMIKLAVK is encoded by the coding sequence ATGAATAAGGTTCTGATAAGTTTATTTTTGTTTTTGTCATTAAAAGCAAATGCGCAAAATTTAGTATTAAATCCTTCATTTGAAAATACAATACCATGCTGGATATTTATTAATCTTGGCACATGGCAAATGCAGTGCACCAATTGGTATTCAGCATCAGGTGGCAGTCCTGATTATTTCAGCGAAACGTATGACCCTTTCTGTTACGCCTTACCTGTTCCGCAAAGCACAGCGGGTTATCAATATGCACGAACAGGTGTTGCTTATGTGGGATTGGGTGTTTACACAAAACATGTTTCCCCAAATCATATAAATAGAAGAGAATATGTAGGAGGAGAATTATCCGATACATTAAAGCAGGGGCATGAGTATTGTGTCAGCTTTTATGTTTCGGTTGCCGAAGAATTAAAATATGTTGTTGACGGTATAGGATTATACCTTTCGGTTGACAGTGCTGTTGATTATACCATCAACACCAATCTTTCGTTTGTTCCTCAAATCTCAAACCCTGCGGGTAATATTATTTATGATACGCTTAACTGGGTGCAGATTTCGGGAACGTACATTGCCAATGGTGGTGAAAAATATTTGACCATTGGCAATTTTAAAGATGATGCTAACACCGCAATTGATTCTACAAGTGCAAGTCTAATTGAAAGTTATTTTTTCATTGACGATGTAAGTGTAATTGACTGCACAGTTGGTATTAACGAAGTAAATGGTAATTTAAGTTCAGGGAAATTATATCCCAATCCTGCTAATACTGTTGTTTATTATGAAAATGAGTTAGCAGCGGACGAAAGCGGGAAAATAAAATTAATGGATATGTTAGGTAAAGAAATAAAAGAGTACAACCTTACAAAAGGCAGTAATTTTGTTTCAATACCGGTATCTGATTTGGCAAAAGGAATATACCTTGTAAAGATAAAAATAGCAGGGCGCAGCGATAAAATGATAAAGCTGGCAGTAAAATAA
- a CDS encoding T9SS type A sorting domain-containing protein — translation MNKVLISLFLFLSLKANAQNLVLNPSFEDTIACTGTYAMQCKYWYWATYGSPDYFSEQPDIFCGTSSVPQSGVGYQYARTGIAYVGLATLMQPSNPNYLNRREYIGGELSDTLKQGHEYCVSFYVSVAEELKYVTDGIGLYLSVDSAVDYTINTNLSFVPQISNPAGNIIYDTLNWVQISGTYIATGGEKYLTIGNFKDNANTMIDSINNSVPQSQYESYLFIDDVSVIDCTVGINEIENYQLQFFVSPNPVKNKLLIQLTKSNSEIRKLEIVNVLGEMVLSTNNFQLQNKIETDVGLLKSGVYFVKVFSDKGIAVKKFIKE, via the coding sequence ATGAATAAGGTTCTGATAAGTTTATTTTTGTTTTTATCATTAAAAGCAAATGCGCAAAATTTAGTATTAAATCCTTCATTTGAGGATACTATTGCCTGCACAGGCACCTATGCCATGCAATGTAAATATTGGTATTGGGCAACTTATGGCAGTCCTGATTATTTCAGCGAACAGCCTGATATATTTTGCGGAACATCTTCCGTTCCACAAAGTGGAGTTGGATACCAATATGCAAGAACAGGTATTGCTTATGTAGGATTGGCCACACTTATGCAGCCTTCAAATCCAAATTATCTAAATAGGCGAGAATATATTGGAGGAGAACTATCCGACACATTAAAGCAGGGGCATGAGTATTGCGTCAGCTTTTATGTTTCAGTTGCAGAGGAATTAAAGTATGTTACAGATGGTATAGGATTATATCTTTCTGTTGACAGTGCTGTTGATTATACCATCAACACCAATCTTTCGTTTGTTCCTCAAATTTCAAACCCTGCGGGCAATATTATTTATGATACGCTTAACTGGGTGCAGATTTCAGGAACGTATATTGCCACCGGTGGTGAAAAATATTTGACTATTGGCAACTTTAAAGATAATGCTAATACCATGATTGATTCTATTAATAATTCAGTTCCTCAAAGCCAATATGAGTCGTACTTATTTATTGACGATGTAAGTGTAATTGACTGTACGGTTGGTATAAATGAAATAGAAAACTACCAATTGCAGTTTTTTGTTTCTCCTAATCCTGTAAAAAATAAACTGCTTATTCAGTTAACAAAGTCTAATTCAGAAATTAGAAAATTAGAAATTGTAAATGTTTTAGGTGAAATGGTTTTATCAACTAATAATTTTCAATTACAAAACAAAATAGAAACTGATGTGGGCTTGTTAAAAAGCGGAGTTTATTTTGTAAAGGTTTTTAGTGATAAAGGAATTGCAGTTAAAAAGTTTATTAAGGAATGA
- the floA gene encoding flotillin-like protein FloA (flotillin-like protein involved in membrane lipid rafts), with translation MASIPLLILVVAGIILFFLFLYFVPVNLWITATFSGVKVSILNLILMRLRKVPPSVIVNAMITATKAGLSVTIPDLETHYLAGGNVNNVIKALISADKANIPLSFKMAAAIDLAGRDVADAVQLSVNPRVIDTPPVSAVGKNGIQLVVRARVTVRTNINQLVGGAGEETILARVGEGIVTTIGSAHDHKSVLENPDQISKTVLNKGLDAGTAFEILSIDIADIDVGENIGAKLQMEQATADLKVAQAMAEERRAAAVALEQEMIAKAQEARAKVIEAETQIPMAMAEAFRSGKLGIMDYYKMENIQADTSMRESIGKPPKGNS, from the coding sequence ATGGCAAGTATTCCACTACTCATTCTGGTTGTTGCAGGTATTATTCTGTTTTTTCTATTTCTTTATTTTGTTCCTGTTAATCTCTGGATAACAGCAACTTTCTCAGGAGTAAAAGTCAGCATACTGAATTTAATTTTAATGCGCTTAAGAAAAGTGCCGCCAAGTGTAATTGTAAATGCTATGATTACTGCCACTAAAGCGGGGCTTAGTGTTACGATTCCTGATTTGGAAACACATTATCTGGCAGGTGGAAATGTGAACAATGTAATTAAAGCATTAATATCAGCAGACAAAGCCAACATTCCATTATCATTCAAAATGGCTGCTGCCATAGATTTGGCTGGTCGCGATGTTGCAGATGCTGTTCAACTTTCTGTAAACCCAAGAGTAATTGATACACCTCCTGTTTCTGCTGTGGGCAAAAATGGAATACAGTTGGTGGTGCGTGCGCGTGTAACTGTTCGTACCAACATCAATCAGTTAGTGGGTGGTGCAGGTGAAGAGACTATTCTTGCTCGTGTTGGTGAAGGAATTGTAACAACTATTGGTTCGGCACATGACCATAAAAGCGTTTTGGAAAATCCTGATCAGATTTCAAAAACTGTTTTAAACAAAGGTCTTGACGCAGGTACAGCATTTGAAATATTATCAATAGACATTGCCGATATAGATGTAGGCGAAAATATTGGTGCTAAACTTCAGATGGAACAGGCTACTGCCGACCTTAAGGTGGCACAGGCTATGGCCGAAGAACGCAGGGCTGCAGCTGTGGCCTTAGAGCAGGAAATGATTGCCAAAGCACAAGAAGCCAGAGCGAAAGTTATCGAAGCCGAGACACAGATTCCTATGGCAATGGCAGAGGCTTTTCGTAGTGGTAAGTTAGGCATTATGGACTACTATAAAATGGAGAACATACAGGCTGACACATCTATGCGTGAGTCTATCGGTAAGCCTCCAAAAGGAAATTCATAA
- a CDS encoding T9SS type A sorting domain-containing protein, whose amino-acid sequence MKKLAIYYLCLFLSLKVSAQNLVLNPSFEDTIACTGTYAMQCKYWYWATYGSPDYFSEQPDIFCGTSYVPQSGGGYQYARTGIAYVGLGVYTKHVSPNHINRREYVGGELSDTLKQGHEYCVSFYVSVAEEFKYVVDGIGLYLSVDSAVDYTINTNLSFVPQIENPSGNIIYDTLNWVQISGTYIANGGEKYLTIGNFKDDANTMIDSVNLSVPLGAHEAYFFIDDVSVIDCTVGINEVNDNKDIGKLYPNPARTAVYYESELNDNENGLLELYDMLGNKLSAYKLNHGKNKITIGTLNYARGVYMVKVNISDRQPEFIKLVLQ is encoded by the coding sequence ATGAAAAAGTTAGCTATTTATTATTTATGCTTGTTTTTATCATTAAAGGTAAGTGCACAAAATTTGGTATTAAATCCTTCATTTGAAGATACCATAGCCTGCACAGGCACCTATGCTATGCAATGTAAATATTGGTATTGGGCAACTTATGGCAGTCCTGATTATTTCAGTGAACAGCCTGATATATTTTGCGGAACATCTTACGTTCCGCAAAGTGGAGGTGGATACCAATATGCAAGAACAGGAATTGCTTATGTAGGATTGGGTGTTTACACAAAACATGTTTCCCCAAATCATATAAATAGAAGAGAATATGTAGGAGGAGAATTATCCGACACGTTAAAGCAGGGGCATGAGTATTGCGTAAGTTTTTACGTTTCGGTTGCAGAAGAATTCAAATACGTTGTGGACGGCATAGGTTTATACCTTTCTGTTGACAGCGCTGTTGATTATACCATCAATACCAACCTGTCGTTTGTTCCTCAAATAGAAAATCCTTCAGGCAATATTATTTATGATACGCTTAACTGGGTGCAAATTTCAGGAACGTATATTGCCAATGGCGGAGAAAAATACCTGACCATTGGTAACTTTAAAGATGATGCTAATACCATGATTGATTCTGTTAACCTCAGTGTTCCACTTGGTGCGCATGAAGCATATTTTTTTATTGACGATGTAAGTGTAATAGACTGCACAGTGGGCATTAACGAAGTAAATGATAATAAAGATATAGGTAAGCTATACCCCAACCCTGCACGAACAGCAGTGTACTATGAAAGTGAGTTGAATGATAATGAAAATGGCTTGCTGGAATTATATGATATGCTCGGCAATAAATTATCGGCATATAAACTAAATCATGGTAAAAATAAAATTACCATAGGAACTTTAAATTATGCTCGTGGGGTATATATGGTTAAAGTAAATATAAGCGACAGACAACCTGAATTTATAAAGCTGGTATTGCAGTAA
- a CDS encoding transposase yields the protein MSSKYKFHNPDAIYFVTFSVINWIDVFTRNLYKDILIDSIKHCQKEKGLVVHGWVIMTNHVHMIISKNGTWVLPERTY from the coding sequence ATGAGTTCCAAGTATAAGTTTCACAATCCTGATGCGATATATTTTGTTACCTTTTCAGTTATAAACTGGATTGATGTTTTTACAAGAAACCTCTATAAAGATATTTTAATTGACAGCATAAAACATTGCCAAAAAGAAAAAGGCTTGGTAGTTCATGGTTGGGTTATTATGACCAATCATGTACACATGATTATTTCTAAAAACGGAACTTGGGTATTGCCTGAAAGGACTTATTGA
- a CDS encoding NfeD family protein yields the protein MGTIFIIILLILVGIIMLILEILILPGLIAGIIGALMILGGIWYAFQELGNTVGSIIALITITVTSATIYLAFRYNVWRRFSLQQSSDSKIERVDEMDIKTGEQGKALSALRPMGTAVFHNKKVEVQSLGEMIEANSTVEVIEVMANKLIVKKI from the coding sequence ATGGGAACCATATTTATTATCATTTTACTGATACTAGTGGGCATAATTATGTTGATTCTGGAGATACTGATTCTGCCAGGGTTAATTGCCGGCATTATTGGTGCATTAATGATTTTAGGTGGCATTTGGTATGCCTTTCAAGAACTGGGAAATACTGTAGGTTCTATTATTGCACTTATTACTATTACTGTTACTTCAGCTACCATTTACCTGGCTTTTCGATACAATGTGTGGCGCAGATTCAGTCTTCAACAATCAAGCGATTCTAAAATTGAACGGGTTGATGAAATGGATATAAAAACGGGTGAACAAGGCAAAGCACTGTCGGCATTAAGACCAATGGGAACAGCAGTATTTCATAATAAAAAAGTAGAGGTGCAATCGCTTGGCGAAATGATTGAAGCAAATTCTACAGTTGAAGTTATTGAAGTAATGGCAAATAAACTTATTGTAAAAAAAATATAA
- a CDS encoding transposase translates to MSSKYKFHTPDAIYFVTFSVINWIDVFTRNGYKDILIDSIKHCQKEKGLVVHAWVIMTNHVHMIISKNGTCVLPDIMRDLKKFTAYKITGAIMENSQESRREWMFNLFKRAGERNSNNTNWQFWQQDNHPVELTDARMQEQKLNYIHENPVRAGFVYNPEDYVYSSATDYCGSKGLIDLVLLE, encoded by the coding sequence ATGAGTTCCAAGTATAAGTTTCACACTCCTGATGCCATATATTTTGTTACTTTTTCGGTTATAAACTGGATTGATGTTTTTACAAGAAACGGTTATAAAGATATTTTAATTGACAGTATAAAACATTGCCAAAAAGAAAAAGGCTTAGTGGTTCATGCTTGGGTTATTATGACCAATCATGTACACATGATTATTTCTAAAAACGGAACATGTGTGCTGCCTGATATAATGCGCGACCTTAAAAAATTTACAGCCTATAAAATTACAGGGGCAATTATGGAAAATTCTCAGGAAAGCAGGCGCGAATGGATGTTTAATCTTTTTAAACGGGCTGGTGAAAGAAATTCCAACAATACAAACTGGCAGTTTTGGCAACAGGATAATCATCCTGTTGAATTAACTGATGCAAGAATGCAAGAACAAAAATTAAATTACATACATGAAAATCCTGTGCGGGCAGGATTTGTTTATAACCCTGAAGACTATGTGTACAGTAGCGCAACGGATTATTGCGGCAGCAAAGGGCTTATTGACTTAGTGCTGCTTGAATGA
- a CDS encoding energy transducer TonB translates to MEFIYSQRWCELIFENRNKDYGAYHLRQNESNRLLHSWIIASTIIAAMLIGIALSGGPSIELIQQYTDKTKLPEIIYNFNKVEPPPIPITNTTTPATHSNGNGIPVVTDRKLQIIEPLITSPLTVLPTLNSTGGGTSIVPVTSGNGTIGTGSSTTGASDFTLIPEVLPEFPGGEEALIRFVQKNIIFPSDLIKNEISGTVYVGFIVDKSGHVSNIKILKGIDNAPELSLEAIRVLEKSPLWKPGLQGGKPVAVAYTLPVTFTIK, encoded by the coding sequence ATGGAATTTATTTATTCACAGCGGTGGTGCGAACTGATATTCGAAAACCGCAACAAAGATTATGGCGCATACCATTTAAGACAAAATGAATCAAATCGCCTTTTACATTCCTGGATAATTGCCTCAACTATAATTGCTGCAATGCTAATAGGAATTGCACTTTCAGGAGGCCCATCTATTGAACTTATTCAGCAATATACAGATAAAACAAAGTTACCTGAAATTATTTATAACTTCAATAAAGTAGAACCTCCTCCAATACCAATAACGAACACTACAACACCAGCAACCCATTCCAACGGTAACGGCATTCCCGTAGTGACTGATAGAAAATTACAGATCATTGAACCTTTAATAACGTCACCACTTACTGTTTTACCAACTCTTAATTCAACAGGTGGCGGCACTTCTATTGTTCCTGTTACATCAGGGAATGGAACTATAGGTACAGGATCTTCAACTACAGGAGCGTCAGATTTTACATTAATACCTGAAGTTCTTCCTGAATTTCCGGGAGGAGAAGAAGCCTTGATTCGTTTTGTTCAAAAAAACATTATTTTCCCATCTGATTTAATCAAGAATGAAATCAGTGGAACTGTTTATGTAGGATTTATAGTGGATAAAAGTGGCCATGTCAGCAATATCAAAATTCTAAAAGGTATTGATAATGCGCCTGAATTATCACTTGAAGCCATCAGAGTACTTGAGAAATCTCCACTATGGAAGCCTGGATTACAGGGCGGTAAACCTGTGGCTGTTGCCTATACATTACCGGTAACATTTACCATCAAATAA
- a CDS encoding T9SS type A sorting domain-containing protein, translating into MKKLAVYFYLLLSLKANAQNLVLNPSFEDTIACTGTYAMQCKYWYTANIGSPDYFSEQPDIFCGTSYVPQSGAGYQYARTGIAYVGLGVYTKHVSPNHINRREYVGGELSDTLKQGHEYCVSFYVSVAEELKYVVDGIGLYLSVDSAVDYTINTNLSFVPQISNPAGNIIYDTLNWVQISGTYIANGGEKYLTIGNFKDDANTAIDSTSASLIESYFFIDDVSVIDCTVGINEVNGNLSSGKLYPNPANTVVYYENELAADESGKIKLMDMLGKEIKEYNLTKGSNFVSIPVSDLAKGIYLVKIKIAGRSDKMIKLAVK; encoded by the coding sequence TTGAAAAAGTTAGCTGTTTATTTTTATTTGCTTTTGTCATTAAAAGCAAATGCACAAAATCTGGTGTTAAACCCAAGTTTTGAAGATACCATAGCCTGCACAGGTACCTATGCCATGCAATGCAAATATTGGTACACGGCTAATATAGGCAGTCCTGATTATTTCAGTGAACAGCCTGATATATTTTGCGGAACATCTTATGTTCCGCAAAGTGGAGCTGGATACCAATATGCAAGAACAGGAATTGCTTATGTAGGATTGGGTGTTTACACAAAACATGTTTCCCCAAATCATATAAATAGAAGAGAATATGTAGGAGGAGAATTATCCGATACATTAAAGCAGGGGCATGAGTATTGTGTCAGCTTTTATGTTTCGGTTGCCGAAGAATTAAAATATGTTGTTGACGGTATAGGATTATACCTTTCGGTTGACAGTGCTGTTGATTATACCATCAACACCAATCTTTCGTTTGTTCCTCAAATCTCAAACCCTGCGGGTAATATTATTTATGATACGCTTAACTGGGTGCAGATTTCGGGAACGTACATTGCCAATGGTGGTGAAAAATATTTGACCATTGGCAATTTTAAAGATGATGCTAACACCGCAATTGATTCTACAAGTGCAAGTCTAATTGAAAGTTATTTTTTCATTGACGATGTAAGTGTAATTGACTGCACAGTTGGTATTAACGAAGTAAATGGTAATTTAAGTTCAGGGAAATTATATCCCAATCCTGCTAATACTGTTGTTTATTATGAAAATGAGTTAGCAGCGGACGAAAGCGGGAAAATAAAATTAATGGATATGTTAGGTAAAGAAATAAAAGAGTACAACCTTACAAAAGGCAGTAATTTTGTTTCAATACCGGTATCTGATTTGGCAAAAGGAATATACCTTGTAAAGATAAAAATAGCAGGGCGCAGCGATAAAATGATAAAGCTGGCAGTAAAATAA